One genomic window of Candidatus Pseudobacter hemicellulosilyticus includes the following:
- a CDS encoding fibronectin type III domain-containing protein, whose amino-acid sequence MMDLTIDRLSNDKIIPAFSQAFTRLLIPVNGYFPVDAFRDLQERLSVGTDEKEFIRFKELAVNYLNRAVDKKEDIAWIETLLFLSLYQLEERLDTLRPWADGFKSVSFSEMASPARLVCSRILNLYRYWTASSVTFPCARPYAFYLLMEVVQGSRSLLAVMEMTGNEFVQLKDFIAIMNGMPDAPILEDNELIKFSKKYRENQSLLGSATPFDREFAVRNYTKILRENQDNINLSKGMLADERLVAALVVGSTGSGKTVMIKSIFQRTLKGEMYYDNPLKSIYVKTYPEGNEAQSFLVEGRPAPTASTVWALEGKIRISKTLYNIQLTDTRGGAITSTPEKKVAGGEEPGPLEQALMLTDLLIITLEPINLLEANRDYTNLLNGLGARLDDLFRNSKHAMVSIVLTKFDEYGVVISGPRSLLNTEAKWEKLRQFQDNASEMAWEVFVEEVLSGFNDNMPLRYTLGFLLQKIKPLLTQFCNTHRHLPINIYITNAIEAKDAISFQRTGIPYLFSDFEAYASCLIEKFPQQSAIGQALLPPVQNLMVAGTPDNSQPEAIRITWDAVPGFQYLIKKKVGFNNGVWTSWLDDFAANISSNTYTDRQHLKKGNRYQYQVIAVQTDNKQRSDPAESEVFVIPPIKIPWVLVGVISGLLLIALVVWFA is encoded by the coding sequence ATGATGGACCTGACTATCGACCGCCTTTCCAATGATAAAATCATTCCAGCCTTTTCACAAGCTTTCACCAGGTTACTGATCCCTGTAAATGGTTATTTTCCGGTAGATGCTTTCCGTGATCTCCAGGAAAGGCTATCGGTGGGAACGGATGAAAAGGAATTTATCCGGTTTAAGGAGCTGGCGGTGAATTACCTCAACAGGGCGGTTGACAAAAAGGAAGATATTGCCTGGATAGAGACCTTGCTGTTCCTTAGTTTATACCAGCTGGAAGAACGCCTGGATACTTTGAGACCCTGGGCGGACGGGTTTAAGTCGGTCTCTTTTTCCGAAATGGCCTCACCGGCCAGACTGGTATGCAGCAGGATATTGAATCTCTACAGGTACTGGACTGCGTCTTCTGTGACCTTTCCCTGTGCCAGGCCATATGCTTTTTATTTGCTGATGGAAGTTGTGCAGGGAAGCAGAAGCCTGCTGGCTGTTATGGAAATGACAGGCAATGAATTTGTGCAGCTGAAGGATTTTATTGCCATCATGAATGGAATGCCGGATGCCCCCATCCTGGAGGACAATGAACTGATAAAGTTTTCCAAAAAATACAGGGAGAACCAGTCTTTGCTGGGTAGCGCCACGCCCTTTGACCGGGAATTTGCTGTTCGGAATTATACAAAGATCCTCCGGGAAAATCAGGATAATATTAACCTGTCAAAGGGTATGCTGGCTGATGAGAGACTGGTAGCCGCCCTGGTGGTTGGATCTACGGGAAGTGGAAAAACGGTTATGATAAAAAGTATTTTTCAACGCACGCTGAAGGGTGAAATGTATTATGATAATCCCCTGAAAAGTATTTATGTAAAAACATATCCTGAAGGCAATGAGGCACAGTCATTCCTTGTTGAAGGTCGTCCTGCGCCAACCGCTTCTACTGTCTGGGCGCTGGAAGGAAAGATCAGGATCAGTAAAACACTATACAATATACAGCTCACAGATACCAGGGGTGGCGCCATTACCAGTACTCCTGAAAAAAAAGTGGCGGGTGGCGAAGAACCTGGGCCACTGGAACAGGCTTTGATGCTGACAGACCTGCTGATCATAACACTGGAGCCAATAAACCTGCTGGAAGCCAATAGAGATTATACAAATCTGCTCAACGGGCTTGGCGCCAGGCTTGATGATCTTTTCCGTAACAGTAAACACGCCATGGTAAGCATTGTACTTACCAAATTTGACGAATACGGCGTGGTGATCTCCGGCCCCCGCAGCCTCCTGAATACAGAGGCCAAATGGGAAAAATTAAGGCAGTTCCAGGACAATGCTTCCGAAATGGCCTGGGAAGTTTTTGTGGAGGAAGTGCTGAGTGGATTTAATGATAATATGCCGCTCAGGTATACACTGGGATTTCTGTTGCAGAAAATAAAACCCCTCCTGACGCAGTTTTGCAATACCCACAGACATCTTCCCATAAATATCTATATCACCAATGCTATAGAAGCAAAAGATGCTATCAGCTTTCAGCGGACTGGGATACCTTATCTGTTTAGTGATTTTGAAGCATATGCCAGTTGCCTTATTGAAAAATTTCCGCAGCAATCAGCCATTGGACAGGCATTATTGCCACCGGTGCAAAACCTGATGGTTGCCGGTACTCCGGACAACAGTCAGCCGGAAGCCATCCGCATCACCTGGGATGCTGTACCCGGGTTTCAGTACCTGATTAAAAAGAAAGTAGGTTTTAACAATGGGGTCTGGACTTCCTGGCTGGATGATTTTGCCGCCAATATCAGTAGCAATACCTACACTGACAGGCAGCATTTAAAAAAAGGGAACCGCTACCAGTACCAGGTCATTGCTGTACAAACAGACAACAAGCAGCGAAGTGATCCTGCAGAATCAGAGGTATTTGTGATCCCTCCCATAAAGATACCCTGGGTGCTTGTAGGCGTAATCAGCGGATTACTGCTTATAGCACTGGTAGTCTGGTTTGCCTGA